One genomic segment of Scomber scombrus unplaced genomic scaffold, fScoSco1.1 SCAFFOLD_347, whole genome shotgun sequence includes these proteins:
- the LOC133977037 gene encoding tripartite motif-containing protein 16-like, producing the protein MAQRDQPDRDSISCSICLDLLKDPVTIPCGHSYCMSCIKGFWDGENQRRIYSCPQCREAFTPRPVLKKNTMLAALVEQLKKTGLQAAPADHCYAGPEDVACDVCTGRKLKAFKSCLTCSASYCKNHLQPHYDAAPLKTHKLVEPSKKLKENICSRHNEVMKIFCRTDKKCICYLCTMEDHKGHDIVPAAAERTERQRELEVSRLNIQQRIQHREKDVKLLQQEVKAVSRSADKAVEDSEKIFTQLIRLLQKRSSDVKQQIRSQQETEVSGVKELQEKLQQEITELKRKDAELKQLSHTEDHNQFLHNYPSVSQLSEATDSSSINISPLRYFEDVTAAVSELRDKLQDILRDKWTNISLRLTEVGVLLSEPEPETRAEFLKYSLEITLDPDTAHTRLLLSEGNRKAKYTSQQQSYSSHTDRFIDHLQVLSRESLTGRCYWEVEWSRTRFTGVNVAVAYKNISRAGDESRFGFNDKSWCLRCYTNCYEFYFNSIKTPVSVPVSSRVGVYLDHRAGILSFYRVSETMTLLHRVQTTFTQPLYAGLGVYYGSTVELCKVK; encoded by the coding sequence ATGGCGCAGAGAGATCAGCCGGACCGAGACTCAATCAGCTGttccatctgtctggatctactgaaggacccggtgactattccctgtggacacagctactgtatgagctgtattaaaggattctgggatggagagaATCAGAGGaggatctacagctgccctcagtgcagagaggccttcacaccgaggcctgtactgaagaaaaacaccatgttagcagctttagtggagcagctgaagaagactggactccaagctgctcctgctgatcactgctatgctggacctgaagatgtggcctgtgatgtctgcactgggaggaagctgaaagccttcaagtcctgtctgacgTGTTCAGCCTCTTACTGTAagaatcacctccagcctcatTATGATGCAGCTCCATTAAAGacacacaagctggtggagccctccaAGAAGCTcaaggagaacatctgctctcgtcataatgaggtgatgaagatattctgccgtacagataagaagtgtatctgttatctgtgcactatggaggatcataaaggccacgacatagtcccagctgcagcagaaaggactgagaggcagagagagctcgaggtgagtcgactaaacatccagcagagaatccagcacagagagaaagatgtgaagctgcttcaacaggaggtgaaGGCCGTCAGtcgctctgctgataaagcagtggaggacagtgagaagatcttcactcagctgatccgtctcctccagaaaagaagctctgatgtgaagcagcagatcagatcccagcaggaaactgaagtgagtggagtcaaagagcttcaggagaagctgcagcaggagatcactgagctgaagaggaaagatgctgaactgaagcagctctcacacacagaggatcacaaccagtttctacacaactacccctcagtgtcacaactcagtgaagctacagactcatccagcatcaatatcagtcctctgagatactttgaggatgtgacagcagctgtgtcagagctcagagataaactacaggacatcctgagggacaaatggacaaacatctcactgagaCTGACTGAAGTGGGcgttttactgtcagaaccagaaccagagaccagagctgagttcttaaaatattcacttgaaatcactctggatccagacacagcacacacacgactgttattatctgaggggaacagaaaagcaAAATATACGAGtcaacaacagtcttattctagtcacacagacagattcattGATCATcttcaggtcctgagtagagagagtctgactggacgttgttactgggaggtggagtggagcagGACAAGGTTCACAGGAGTTAATGTAGCAGTCGcttacaagaatatcagcagagcaggagatgAATCTCGATTTGGATTTAATGATAAATCTTGGTGTTTACGTTGTTACACGAACTGTTATGAATTTTACTTCAACAGCATTAAAACTCCCGTCTCAGTTCCtgtttcctccagagtcggagtgtacctggatcacagagcaggtattctgtccttctacagagtctctgaaaccatgactctcctccacagagtccagaccacattcactcagcctctctatgctggacttggTGTTTATTATGGATCCACAGTtgagttgtgtaaagtgaaatag
- the LOC133977038 gene encoding tripartite motif-containing protein 16-like — MAQRDQLDRDSISCSICLDLLKDPVTIPCGHSYCMSCIKGFWDGEDQRKIYSCPQCREAFTPRPVLKKNTMLAALVEQLKKTGLQAAPADHCYAGPEDVACDVCTGRKLKAFKSCLTCLISYCENHLQPHYESTKLKKHKLVEPSEKLQENICSRHNEVMKIFCRTDKKYICYLCTMEDHKGHDTVPAAAERTERQRELEVSRLNIQQRIQDREKDVKLLQQEVEAVSLSADKAVEDNEKIFTQLIRLLQKRSSDVKQQIRSQQETEVSRVKELQEKLQQEITELKRKDAELKQLSHTEDHNQFLHNYPSVSQLSEPTDSSSINIRPLRHFEDVTAAVLELRDKIQDILTDKWTNISLAVTEVDVLLPQPEPKTRAEFLEYSREITLDPNTANTKLLLSEGNRKVEYTSQQQSYSRHTDRFTNQLQVLSRESLTGRCYWEVEQRGGFTGVYVAVAYKNISRAGNESRFGLNDKSWSLVCYTNRYEFYFNCIKTPVSVPRSSRVGVYLDHRAGILSFYSVSETMTLLHRVQTTFTQPLYAGICVCGATAELCKVK; from the coding sequence atggcgcagagagatcagctggaccgagaCTCAATCAGCTGttccatctgtctggatctactgaaggatccggtgactattccctgtggacacagctactgtatgagctgtattaaaggattctgggatggagaggatcagaggaagatctacagctgccctcagtgcagagaggccttcacaccgaggcctgtcctgaagaaaaacaccatgttagcagctttagtggagcagctgaagaagactggactccaagctgctcctgctgatcactgctatgctggacctgaagatgtggcctgtgatgtctgcactgggaggaagctgaaagccttcaagtcctgtctgacgTGTCTgatctcttactgtgagaatcacctccagcctcactatgaatcaaccaaattaaagaaacacaagctggtggagccctcagagaagctccaggagaacatctgctctcgtcataatgaggtgatgaagatattctgccgtacagataagaagtatatctgttatctgtgcactatggaggatcataaaggccacgacacagtcccagctgcagcagaaaggactgagaggcagagagagctcgaggtgagtcgactaaacatccagcagagaatccaggacagagagaaagatgtgaagctgcttcaacaggaggtggaggccgtcagtctctctgctgataaagcagtggaggacaatgagaagatcttcactcagctgatccgtctcctccagaaaagaagctctgatgtgaagcagcagatcagatcccagcaggaaactgaagtgagtcgagtcaaagagcttcaggagaagctgcagcaggagatcactgagctgaagaggaaagacgctgaactgaagcagctctcacacacagaggatcacaaccagtttctacacaactacccctcagtgtcacaactcagtgaacctacagactcatccagcatcaatatccgtcctctgagacactttgaggatgtgacagcagctgtgttagagctcagagataaaatacaggacatcctgacggacaaatggacaaacatctcactggcagtgactgaagtggacgttttactgcCACAACCagaacccaagaccagagctgagttcttagaatattcacgtgaaatcactctggatccaaacacagcaaacacaaagctgttattatctgaagggaacagaaaagtagaatatACGAGtcaacaacagtcttattctcgtcacacagacagattcactaaTCAGcttcaggtcctgagtagagagagtctgactggacgttgttactgggaggtggagcagagaggagggttCACAGGAGTTTatgtagcagtcgcatacaagaatatcagcagagcaggaaatGAATCTCGATTTGGATtaaatgacaaatcttggtctttagTTTGTTATACTAATAGGTATGAATTTTACTTCAACTGCATTAAAACTCCCGTCTCAGTTCCTcgttcctccagagtcggagtgtacctggatcacagagcaggtattctgtccttctacagcgtctctgaaaccatgactctcctccacagagtccagaccacattcactcagcctctctatgctggaatttgtgtttgtggagccacagctgagttgtgtaaagtgaaatag